A stretch of the Streptomyces sp. NBC_01428 genome encodes the following:
- a CDS encoding GAF domain-containing protein: MKTTSIRPTPFAPLDTSETSAPLRGSWAPSVKGGRALIAPRPVIGQSWQRMRRLGVDPEQGTDSVRLQSDELEHRRTSTVLADVLPTLSAGLGAVADASLQIMVVADPEGRVLWREGNAGVLRRADAVCLAEGADWSEDATGTNAIGTALSVDAPVQVHAAEHFVRALHEWTCAAAPVHDPRDGRLLGVVDVSGPDTTFHPATLALVDTVSRLAESELRTRHLTAIERLRAVAAPLLSRLSGRAMVVDTHGWLAAVTGMPPVDRVPLPDDFGAGRTWLPTLGACVAEPMPGGWLLRVTGTEDDAGAGAARILLDLADPRRPCVTVSGTAGSWAQDLSPRHAELLYVLAVHRQGRSAAQLAVDLFGDPTRTVTVRAELSRVRRRLTGFLDHRPYRFREEVEVEVLLPEDPLDLLPHSTAPAVLGARSAAEPGRS; the protein is encoded by the coding sequence GTGAAGACCACATCGATCCGTCCCACCCCGTTCGCACCGCTCGACACGTCCGAAACGTCCGCCCCTCTCCGGGGGAGCTGGGCGCCGTCGGTCAAGGGCGGACGCGCGCTGATCGCTCCACGGCCGGTGATCGGCCAGTCGTGGCAGCGGATGAGACGTCTGGGCGTCGATCCCGAACAGGGAACGGACAGTGTGCGGTTGCAGTCGGACGAACTCGAACACCGGCGGACGTCCACCGTCCTCGCCGATGTGCTGCCGACGCTCAGCGCCGGTCTCGGAGCGGTCGCCGACGCCTCCCTGCAGATCATGGTGGTCGCGGACCCGGAGGGCCGGGTGCTGTGGCGGGAGGGCAACGCGGGCGTGCTGCGCCGCGCCGACGCCGTCTGCCTGGCCGAAGGCGCCGACTGGAGCGAGGACGCCACGGGCACCAACGCCATCGGCACGGCCCTTTCGGTGGACGCCCCGGTGCAGGTGCACGCGGCCGAGCACTTCGTCCGCGCCCTGCACGAGTGGACGTGCGCCGCGGCTCCCGTCCACGACCCGCGCGACGGACGGCTGCTCGGTGTCGTCGACGTGAGCGGCCCGGACACCACCTTCCACCCGGCCACGCTCGCCCTGGTCGACACGGTGTCGCGGCTGGCCGAAAGTGAACTGCGCACCCGGCACCTGACGGCCATCGAACGGTTACGGGCGGTCGCCGCCCCCCTGCTGTCACGGCTGTCCGGCCGGGCGATGGTGGTGGACACGCACGGCTGGCTCGCCGCCGTCACCGGGATGCCGCCCGTCGACCGGGTCCCGCTGCCGGACGACTTCGGCGCGGGCCGGACCTGGCTGCCCACGCTCGGGGCGTGCGTCGCCGAGCCGATGCCGGGCGGCTGGCTGCTGCGCGTCACCGGGACCGAGGACGACGCGGGCGCCGGCGCCGCCCGGATCCTCCTCGACCTCGCCGACCCGCGGCGGCCCTGTGTCACCGTCTCGGGCACGGCGGGCAGTTGGGCCCAGGACCTGAGCCCCCGCCACGCGGAGCTGCTGTACGTCCTCGCCGTGCACCGGCAGGGACGCAGCGCGGCGCAGCTGGCGGTGGACCTGTTCGGCGACCCGACCCGCACGGTCACCGTGCGGGCCGAACTGTCGCGGGTCCGGCGGCGGCTCACGGGGTTCCTCGACCACCGGCCCTACCGCTTCCGTGAGGAGGTGGAGGTCGAGGTCCTGCTGCCCGAGGACCCGCTGGACCTGCTGCCGCACTCCACGGCTCCGGCGGTGCTCGGGGCCCGGTCGGCGGCCGAACCCGGACGGTCCTGA
- a CDS encoding YihY/virulence factor BrkB family protein, with product MHQAKETPERPRPGRFHRARALYRNVSKRRTAWLLLKDTVNSCMEYRILGLAAEAAFFTLLSVPPLLLSMIGLLGYVDDWTGADTIASLESNLLEASRTVLTEKGVHQIAEPILHDVMKGGRPDIISLGFLFALWSGSRAVNVFIDTITVMYGLDGTRGIVKTRVMSFLLFIVALLIGSVALPLMVAGPDAVVNFVPWSTTVVQVLYWPVVIVLSVVFLTTLYHVSVPVRSPWVEDVPGALVALAMWVLGSFLLRIYLTNTVEGPTIYGSLAAPVAVLLWIGVSAFAVLVGAAVNAAIDRVWPAAATAAARAANERMREAQAAEYVARVAATRSYDSDYDADPDDPDMPSEFPERWSRFLPPEDVTSRLRTHIRNTHHGHRPEKDGEEHPPNDSP from the coding sequence GTGCACCAGGCAAAAGAAACACCTGAACGGCCCCGCCCGGGCCGCTTCCACCGCGCACGCGCGCTGTACCGGAACGTTTCGAAGCGCAGGACCGCCTGGCTGCTGCTCAAGGACACCGTCAACTCGTGCATGGAGTACCGGATCCTGGGACTGGCGGCCGAGGCCGCCTTCTTCACGCTCCTGTCCGTGCCTCCGCTGCTGCTCAGCATGATCGGGCTGCTCGGTTACGTGGACGACTGGACCGGCGCCGACACCATCGCCAGCCTGGAGTCCAACCTGCTGGAGGCGTCCCGCACGGTCCTCACCGAGAAGGGCGTGCACCAGATCGCCGAGCCGATCCTGCACGACGTGATGAAGGGCGGCCGGCCCGACATCATCTCCCTCGGCTTCCTGTTCGCCCTGTGGTCGGGCTCGCGCGCGGTGAACGTCTTCATCGACACCATCACCGTGATGTACGGCCTCGACGGCACCCGCGGGATCGTGAAGACCCGGGTCATGTCGTTCCTGCTGTTCATCGTGGCGCTGCTGATCGGCTCGGTCGCACTGCCGCTGATGGTGGCGGGGCCGGACGCCGTGGTGAACTTCGTGCCCTGGTCGACGACCGTCGTGCAGGTCCTGTACTGGCCCGTCGTCATCGTGCTGTCGGTCGTCTTCCTGACCACGCTCTACCACGTGTCCGTGCCCGTCCGTTCACCGTGGGTGGAGGACGTGCCGGGCGCCCTGGTCGCCCTCGCCATGTGGGTGCTCGGCAGTTTCCTGCTCCGCATCTACCTCACCAACACCGTCGAGGGCCCCACCATCTACGGCTCGCTCGCCGCGCCGGTCGCCGTCCTGCTGTGGATCGGCGTGTCCGCGTTCGCCGTCCTCGTCGGCGCCGCCGTGAACGCCGCGATCGACCGGGTCTGGCCGGCCGCCGCCACCGCCGCGGCCCGCGCCGCCAACGAGCGGATGCGCGAGGCCCAGGCCGCCGAGTACGTGGCCCGCGTCGCCGCGACCCGCTCGTACGACTCCGACTACGACGCCGATCCCGACGACCCCGACATGCCCTCCGAGTTCCCGGAACGCTGGTCGCGCTTCCTGCCCCCGGAGGACGTCACCTCCCGCCTGCGCACCCACATCCGGAACACCCACCACGGCCACCGCCCCGAGAAGGACGGCGAGGAGCACCCCCCGAACGACAGCCCCTGA
- a CDS encoding acyl-CoA dehydrogenase family protein — translation MAASTHTVTNQAPPLVGYDVFAADRALTEAVDRHLDPGLLDEARDELSALGRSSGSAQVQEWGALANENPPKLRTHDRYGNRIDQVDFHPAWHRLLGKGVSAGLTSAWNRPGGHLRRAAGFVVWAQAEAGNGCPLSMTHAAVPALRTDPALAAEWEPRLTSTIYDQELRPASRKSGVIFGMGMTEKQGGSDVRANTTEARPLAEEGTYGLTGHKWFCSAPMSDGFLVLAQAPGGLTCFLVPRVLEDDTRNVFRIQRLKDKLGNRSNASSEVEFDGTWARRVGDEGRGVRTIIEMVAATRLDCVLGSAALMRQAVAQAVHHCTYREAFGGRLVDKPLMRNVLADLALESEAATTLAMRLAAAYDDDSEQERAFLRLAVPAAKYWVTKRCTPVAAEALECLGGNGYVEESGMPRLLRESPLNSVWEGAGNVQALDVLRALQREPGALDAYLREVGQARGADHRLDGAIKNLLAELADLDGIEGRARRLVERIATVLQGSLLVRYAPPEVADAFCASRLGGDWGSAFGTLPHSLDLATVVERARPVA, via the coding sequence ATGGCAGCCAGCACCCACACCGTGACCAACCAGGCTCCGCCCCTGGTCGGATATGACGTATTCGCCGCCGACCGGGCCCTCACCGAGGCGGTCGACCGGCACCTCGATCCAGGGCTTCTCGACGAGGCCCGCGACGAACTGTCCGCGCTCGGCCGGTCCTCCGGTTCCGCCCAGGTGCAGGAGTGGGGTGCGCTGGCCAACGAGAACCCGCCCAAGCTGCGCACTCACGACCGCTACGGCAACCGGATCGACCAGGTCGACTTCCACCCGGCGTGGCACCGGCTCCTCGGCAAGGGCGTGTCGGCGGGGCTCACCTCCGCGTGGAACCGGCCGGGGGGACACCTGCGGCGCGCGGCGGGCTTCGTCGTCTGGGCCCAGGCCGAGGCGGGCAACGGCTGCCCGCTGTCGATGACCCACGCGGCCGTTCCCGCGCTGCGCACCGACCCGGCGCTCGCCGCCGAGTGGGAGCCGCGGCTGACGTCCACGATCTACGACCAGGAGCTGCGGCCCGCCTCCCGGAAGTCCGGCGTGATCTTCGGTATGGGCATGACCGAGAAGCAGGGCGGCAGCGACGTACGGGCCAACACGACCGAGGCGCGTCCGCTCGCCGAGGAGGGGACGTACGGGCTGACGGGACACAAGTGGTTCTGTTCGGCGCCGATGTCGGACGGCTTCCTCGTGCTGGCGCAGGCGCCGGGCGGCCTGACCTGCTTCCTGGTGCCGCGCGTCCTGGAGGACGACACCCGCAACGTCTTCCGCATCCAGCGGCTGAAGGACAAGCTCGGCAACCGTTCCAACGCGTCGAGCGAGGTCGAGTTCGACGGGACCTGGGCGCGCCGGGTGGGCGACGAGGGCCGCGGGGTGCGGACCATCATCGAGATGGTCGCGGCGACCCGGCTGGACTGTGTGCTCGGGTCGGCCGCGCTGATGCGGCAGGCCGTCGCGCAGGCGGTGCACCACTGCACGTACCGCGAGGCGTTCGGCGGCCGGCTCGTCGACAAGCCGCTGATGCGCAACGTCCTCGCGGATCTGGCGCTGGAGTCGGAGGCGGCCACCACGCTGGCGATGCGGCTGGCCGCGGCCTACGACGACGACAGCGAGCAGGAGCGGGCCTTCCTGCGGCTCGCGGTGCCGGCCGCCAAGTACTGGGTGACCAAGCGGTGTACGCCGGTCGCGGCGGAGGCCCTGGAGTGTCTGGGCGGCAACGGCTACGTCGAGGAGTCGGGCATGCCGAGGCTGTTGCGCGAGTCCCCTCTCAACTCCGTCTGGGAGGGAGCGGGCAATGTGCAGGCGCTGGACGTGCTGCGCGCGCTGCAGCGGGAGCCGGGCGCCCTGGACGCCTATCTGCGGGAGGTGGGGCAGGCGCGCGGTGCGGACCACCGGCTGGACGGCGCCATCAAGAACCTGCTGGCCGAACTCGCCGACCTGGACGGCATCGAGGGCCGGGCCCGCCGGCTGGTCGAGCGGATCGCGACGGTGCTGCAGGGTTCGCTGCTGGTCCGGTACGCGCCGCCGGAGGTCGCGGACGCGTTCTGCGCGTCACGGCTGGGCGGGGACTGGGGTTCGGCGTTCGGCACGCTGCCGCACAGTCTGGATCTGGCCACGGTGGTGGAGCGGGCCCGGCCGGTGGCCTGA
- a CDS encoding helix-turn-helix transcriptional regulator: MYAERASRLPGAVVWSRVPGPPAPGADSGRAASGGGPGDPPATPVAAVLPDGCMDLLWTEGRLLVAGPDTGPYVPDEVSSGGGWAGVRFFPGTAPTYLGVPADELRDRRVELTDLWAASEVRRLAARIDAADDPVTALEDVALRRAADTEQPDPVLLDVVAALDAGRPVARTADELGLGARQLHRRSLTAFGYGPKTLARVLRLQRALALARDGVPFAETALRAGFADQAHLARDVRQLAGATLGELVARR; the protein is encoded by the coding sequence ATGTACGCGGAACGGGCGTCCAGGCTGCCCGGCGCGGTCGTGTGGAGCCGCGTCCCGGGCCCACCCGCGCCCGGCGCGGACAGCGGGCGCGCGGCCTCGGGCGGCGGCCCCGGTGACCCGCCCGCCACTCCCGTCGCGGCCGTTCTGCCGGACGGCTGCATGGACCTGCTGTGGACCGAGGGCCGCCTGCTGGTGGCCGGTCCCGACACCGGCCCCTACGTCCCGGACGAGGTGTCCTCCGGCGGCGGCTGGGCGGGCGTCCGCTTCTTCCCGGGCACGGCGCCCACCTACCTGGGCGTCCCGGCGGACGAACTCCGGGACCGGCGCGTCGAGTTGACCGACCTGTGGGCCGCGTCCGAGGTGCGCCGCCTCGCCGCGCGGATCGACGCCGCCGACGACCCCGTGACCGCGCTCGAAGACGTCGCCCTGCGCCGGGCGGCCGACACCGAGCAGCCCGATCCGGTGCTCCTGGACGTCGTGGCCGCCCTGGACGCGGGGCGCCCGGTCGCCCGGACGGCGGATGAACTGGGTCTGGGAGCACGGCAGTTGCACCGGCGCTCCCTCACGGCCTTCGGCTACGGACCCAAGACCCTGGCCCGCGTCCTGCGTCTGCAACGCGCCCTCGCCCTGGCCCGCGACGGCGTGCCCTTCGCGGAGACGGCGCTCCGAGCCGGATTCGCCGACCAGGCCCATCTGGCGCGCGACGTGCGGCAGCTGGCGGGCGCGACGCTCGGTGAACTGGTCGCCCGCCGATAG
- a CDS encoding ThuA domain-containing protein, giving the protein MTFRVLVYTRTADYRHDSIPAGIAAVRGLGEAYGFAVDATEDPAVFEAPLDAYAVVVFLSTSGDVLTPAGRDRLAAHIDGGGGFAGVHAAACTEYDWPYYGELLGARFDRHPDLQPGRAVVEDHGHPATRHLPPVWEFTDEWYDFRASPRGSVRVLVSADESSYAGGGMGDDHPLAWSRTQGAGRVFYTGLGHTARAYDDEDFRRHLLGGITWAAART; this is encoded by the coding sequence ATGACCTTCCGCGTCCTCGTGTACACCCGCACCGCCGACTACCGGCACGACTCCATCCCGGCCGGGATCGCCGCCGTGCGGGGTCTCGGGGAGGCGTACGGCTTCGCCGTCGACGCCACCGAGGACCCGGCCGTCTTCGAGGCTCCGCTCGACGCGTACGCGGTGGTCGTCTTCCTGTCGACCAGCGGCGACGTGCTGACGCCCGCCGGGCGCGACCGGCTCGCGGCCCACATCGACGGGGGCGGCGGGTTCGCCGGGGTGCACGCGGCCGCCTGCACCGAGTACGACTGGCCGTACTACGGAGAACTGCTCGGCGCCCGTTTCGACCGGCACCCCGACCTTCAGCCGGGCCGCGCCGTCGTCGAGGACCACGGACATCCGGCCACCCGACACCTCCCGCCCGTCTGGGAGTTCACGGACGAGTGGTACGACTTCCGCGCCAGCCCCCGCGGTTCGGTGCGCGTGCTCGTGTCGGCCGACGAATCCTCCTACGCGGGCGGAGGGATGGGCGACGACCACCCCCTCGCGTGGTCCCGGACCCAGGGCGCGGGCCGCGTCTTCTACACCGGCCTCGGACACACCGCGCGGGCCTACGACGACGAGGACTTCCGCCGGCACCTCCTCGGCGGCATCACCTGGGCGGCGGCCCGTACCTGA
- a CDS encoding AraC family transcriptional regulator, producing the protein MDARPGSDPLTRGDPLAGLLEGPRARGAFMIRACFDPPWSLRVEDRAPLTIMLVVRGDAWVVPDRGDRVRLRAGDLAIARGPDPYVCADDPGTPTQAVILPGGACSYPDGRSLSGHWDLGVRTWGDRLDGSTVLLIGTYLMRGEVDGRLLDALPPLLSLTSDVWECPLTSILADEMVRDEPGQEVVLDRLLDLLMIAALRAWFSRPEAATPAWYQALADPVVGRVLRLVRDDPAHPWTVATLAAKAGVSRAALARRFSDLVGEPPMTYLTGRRLALAADRLRESDDTLETIARHVGYGSAFALSSAFKRVYGVSPQEHRTGAA; encoded by the coding sequence ATGGACGCTCGCCCGGGCTCGGACCCGCTGACGCGGGGGGATCCCCTTGCCGGCCTGCTGGAGGGTCCCCGCGCGCGGGGCGCCTTCATGATCCGCGCGTGCTTCGACCCGCCCTGGTCGCTCCGCGTCGAGGACCGCGCCCCGCTGACGATCATGCTCGTGGTGCGCGGTGACGCCTGGGTCGTACCGGACCGCGGCGACCGCGTCCGCCTGCGGGCCGGTGACCTCGCCATCGCCCGCGGCCCCGACCCGTACGTCTGCGCCGACGACCCCGGCACCCCCACGCAGGCCGTGATCCTGCCGGGCGGCGCGTGCTCCTACCCCGACGGGCGCTCGCTGAGCGGCCACTGGGACCTCGGGGTGCGCACCTGGGGCGACCGGCTCGACGGCTCCACGGTGCTGCTCATCGGCACCTACCTGATGCGGGGCGAGGTCGACGGCCGGCTGCTGGACGCCCTGCCCCCACTGCTGTCGCTCACCTCCGACGTGTGGGAGTGCCCGCTCACCTCGATCCTCGCGGACGAGATGGTGCGCGACGAACCCGGTCAGGAGGTCGTCCTCGACCGGCTGCTCGACCTCCTGATGATCGCCGCCCTGCGGGCCTGGTTCTCCCGCCCCGAGGCCGCGACGCCCGCCTGGTACCAGGCCCTCGCCGACCCCGTCGTCGGCCGCGTCCTGCGGCTCGTGCGGGACGATCCCGCACACCCGTGGACGGTCGCGACGCTCGCCGCCAAGGCCGGTGTCTCGCGGGCCGCCCTGGCCAGGCGGTTCAGCGACCTCGTGGGGGAGCCCCCGATGACGTACCTGACCGGCCGGCGGCTCGCGCTGGCCGCCGACCGGCTCCGCGAGAGCGACGACACCCTGGAGACCATCGCCCGCCACGTCGGCTACGGCAGCGCCTTCGCCCTCTCCAGCGCCTTCAAGCGGGTCTACGGGGTCAGCCCGCAGGAACACCGGACGGGTGCGGCGTAG
- a CDS encoding VOC family protein codes for MTPRFDVIGLVVSDMAASLAFYRRLGLDFPAGAEAEPHVEAGLPGGLRLALDTEETVRSFHPGWRPPSGGGRTSIAFRCDDPAEVDSVYEGLVGAGHHGELKPWDAFWGMRYAVVHDPDGNGVDLFAPLPGGEAAAQ; via the coding sequence ATGACTCCTCGATTCGATGTGATCGGCCTCGTCGTCTCCGACATGGCCGCCTCTCTCGCCTTCTACCGCCGTCTCGGGCTCGACTTCCCCGCGGGTGCCGAGGCCGAGCCGCACGTCGAGGCCGGGCTGCCCGGCGGACTGCGTCTCGCCCTGGACACGGAGGAGACCGTGCGGTCCTTCCACCCGGGGTGGCGGCCCCCGTCCGGCGGCGGCCGGACGTCAATCGCCTTCCGCTGCGACGACCCGGCCGAGGTCGACTCGGTGTACGAGGGACTGGTCGGCGCCGGGCATCACGGCGAGCTGAAGCCCTGGGACGCCTTCTGGGGCATGCGGTACGCCGTCGTGCACGACCCGGACGGCAACGGCGTGGACCTGTTCGCTCCGCTGCCCGGCGGCGAGGCGGCCGCCCAGTAG
- a CDS encoding NmrA family NAD(P)-binding protein: MTENTRNMTVLVTGATGRTGSRVAAAARAAGLTVRPGSRATGFDWDEPSTWAGALAGADAAYLVHPTDVGSPAATEAVGALAREAVGLGVRRLVLLSSRGEEQALATEEALRSSGADWTVVRAAWFAQNFSEGPLVEGLCHGELVFPAGEVREPFVDVRDIADVVVAVLTGGGRYAGREVEVSGPRLLTFREAVAEISAATGAAMTYTPVSAREYGEVLAGFGVPAEEVTFLVELFGSLLDGRNAHLSDGVPEILGRAPRDFAEFAREAAAAGAWKA, from the coding sequence ATGACGGAGAACACGCGGAACATGACGGTGTTGGTGACAGGCGCGACGGGACGGACCGGGAGTCGGGTCGCGGCGGCCGCGCGGGCGGCCGGACTGACGGTCAGGCCCGGGTCGCGCGCGACGGGCTTCGACTGGGACGAGCCGTCGACCTGGGCAGGGGCGCTCGCGGGCGCCGACGCGGCGTACCTCGTACATCCCACGGACGTGGGCTCGCCGGCCGCCACGGAGGCGGTCGGCGCCCTGGCCCGGGAGGCGGTGGGGCTCGGTGTGCGGCGGCTGGTGCTGCTGTCCTCGCGGGGCGAGGAGCAGGCCCTGGCGACGGAGGAGGCGCTCAGGTCGTCCGGCGCGGACTGGACGGTCGTACGGGCTGCGTGGTTCGCGCAGAACTTCAGCGAGGGACCGCTGGTGGAGGGGCTGTGCCACGGAGAGCTGGTCTTCCCGGCCGGTGAGGTGCGGGAGCCGTTCGTGGACGTCCGGGACATCGCGGACGTCGTGGTGGCGGTGCTGACCGGGGGCGGGCGGTACGCCGGGCGGGAGGTGGAGGTGTCGGGCCCGCGGCTGCTGACGTTCCGGGAGGCGGTCGCCGAGATTTCCGCGGCCACCGGCGCGGCGATGACGTACACCCCGGTGTCGGCACGGGAGTACGGCGAGGTCCTCGCGGGATTCGGGGTGCCCGCCGAGGAGGTCACGTTCCTCGTCGAGCTGTTCGGGAGCCTGCTCGACGGGCGGAACGCGCATCTGTCGGACGGTGTCCCGGAGATCCTCGGGCGGGCGCCGCGCGACTTCGCGGAGTTCGCGCGGGAGGCCGCCGCGGCGGGGGCGTGGAAGGCCTGA